DNA from Rhinoderma darwinii isolate aRhiDar2 chromosome 6, aRhiDar2.hap1, whole genome shotgun sequence:
ACTTCAATATAATGTGGAACTGCATAGGACCAGAAACACAagatgatgcaaaaaaaaacaaaaaaacaaaatgtctttaaataaaaaaaaatattctagccaTTCTTCTTACGCCGGATTcctacgtagcgtaaacgctgcggaatttccgcaactgaattctGTGTGCAAATTCCGCTgctaacagcaaagtggatgagattttgaaaatttaatgcccctgctgcagaaacaaactCGCAGCGTAAGCGTTAATAACttgtcctgcggtgcggaattaaattctgcagcatgtcaatttatgatgcgtttttgttcattttccattgcgggttttccccattgaattcaatggggatgcaaaacccgcaacaaagccaacttttgcggcgtaatcactgAGTTtaagctgcaaaaatcgcaattcCAGAAGAAAAAATTaacctacttacccagaacgccctccttctttgtGCAGTCCGGTCTCTAGTTgcgttccatgtgaccgctgcagacaatcacaggccgCAGAGTCACCTAGCCTAAAACGTCACCCAGCGAGGCCGGAGTGAATGTCAAAGTTGAGAGGTGgtaagcactggcgtagctataggggtcgcagcggtcgcaattgcgaccgggccccgaagccaggggggcccacggccccccgcaccacatcaataaaaagttactatagtaactcgggccgcgggctcctgttactatagtaacatactttacttaccttcctggttccggatcgcagcggaggtcctgacgtcaagcgctgtgcgcagcgcatgacgtcacagcgctatgccgccgcgcacagcatcgagataacagaactcccgccgcggccgaagaggaaggtaagcttagccctgactggcggggtctgactcccgggacccgccaatcagctgttttgaaggggccgcagcactcgtacgagagctgctccccttcattcctgtcacttcatttcggtcacactgtgaatcggtgtcggcgattcacagtgtgagcgagtagtgaaatgaaggggaagcagctctcgtacgagtgctgtggccccttcaaaacagctgatttgcgggtcccgggcgacacatcagctattgatggcctatcctgtggataggccatcaatgtttagggactgcacaacccctaagcctacgatgtatcaggcttagggggcccatgagacaggatcacagattgtgtgatcctgtctcctgggccctgtatctaagccaatcacatggtaggcttagatacatggcccatgcgtgatcctgtctgctgggccctgtatctaagcctaccacactgtaggtttagatacagggccccagcacacactaatcttatactgtataagattactgtctgctggaccctgtatctaagcctaccttgtggtaggcttagttacagggtcccacagacagtatcacacatgggccctgtatctaagccttagggtatgtgcacacacacaaattacgtccgtaattgacggacgtatttcggccgcaagtcccggaccgaacacagtgcagggagccgggctcctagcatcatacttatgtacgatgctaggagtccctgcctcgctgcaggacaactgtcccgtactgtaatcatgttttcagtacgagacagttgtcttgcagcgaggcagggactcctagcatcgtacagaagtatgatgctaggagcccggctccctgcactgtgttcggtccgggacttgcggccgaaatacgtccgtcaattacggacgtaattagtgtgtgtgcacataccctaacacatgtgttactaatcattttttgtgtgttttcttacaggttcggtcgttggactacggcggattccaggactacttcgatgacagcttttttttttattaataaaatggttaatgaggactgtgtgggttttttttttatttcaataaaatattttttctatgtctttgtggtttttttttaaactatattactaccgccttagtaatggccgccggctgattgacagcatccattgctaaggcggggcttagtgttagcaggtacagaggctaacactaacccccattattaccccgttacccaccaccaccaggggtgctgggaagagccgggtaccatccagtacttgaccatctgtagtgatggttggccactggggtggccgcaggctggtattatcaggaggggaaaggtcgaaaacagtggcccttcccatcctggtaatgctaggctgttgctgctttattgtatctggctggttatgaaaatgggggggaccccacgtcatttaaaaaaaaataattggaaagaatgatgtcgggtcccccccaattttcataaccagccagatacaacacagcagcagcaggcagcattacaagggtgggagggccactgtttttggccttccccagcctaatactaccagcctgcggccaccccggtgcctgcccgtcactacagatggtcgggtactggtttgtacccggctcttcccagtacccctggtggcggtgggtaccggggtaataatgggggttagtgtagcctctgcaccggctgacattaagcctcgccttagtaatggaggttgtcaatcagccagcggccattactaaggcggtagtaataaagtttaaaaagatacaagcacatagaaaaaatattttattgaaataaaaaaacacaaccctcattaaccattttattgagaataaaaaaaacgccgtcattgaagtcctcaaatccgaagtccaacaaccgaacctgtaaaaaaaacacaaacacaaaaataatcagtaacacataaagaagcaaaattattattcttacctatcctgggtccagcgctggagccgcaatgtcagcgagctgggccctgtatctaatcctatcatgtgtgatacagtctgctgagctgtgtatctaatccaatcatgtatgatactgtctgctgggccctatatctaatccgatcatgtgtgatactgtctgctgagccactgtatctaatcctatcatgtgtgatactgtctgctgagccactgtatctaatcctatcatgtgtggtactgtctgctgagccactgtatctaatcctatcatgtgtgatactgtctgctgagccactgtatctaatcctatcatgtgtggtactgtctgctgagccactgtatctaatcctatcgtgtggtactgtctgctgaaccactgtatctaatcctatcatgtgtgatactgtctgctgggccactgtatctaatcctatcatgtttgatactgtctgctgagctgtgtatctaatcctatcatgtgtgatactgtcttctgagccactgtatctaatgctatcatgtgtgatactgtctgctcagccactgtatctaatcctatccatagtttatagggtcgtagtgctatagatattctatgctgtctcatatacacactttttttgggggcggacacatatgtattggggctatttcccggacattttaagccctgagggtatgttcacacggcagcgtccgttacggctgaaattactgtgctgttttcaggagaaaacagcaccgtaatttcagccgtaatgacatgtggaggcgtcttttgctgcgtccattacggaagtaactgaagctggttttccatggagtccatggaaaacggctccatttacgtctgaagaagtgacaggcacttttttacgcgccgccttttgacagcgacgcgtaaaaaaaaatgaccgtcggcacagaacatcgtaagacccattcaaatgaatgggcagatgtttgccgacgcttttgagccgcattttcggacgcaattcaatgctaaaacgccctaattacatccgtaaatagtgtgtgtgaacccagccttagtgacgcccccggctgctagtgctgcattgttgggtcatttaggagacccagcgatgcagctgaaagtggaccgtcggccatgagaagtttgcgggggggggggggcccagtaagaatttttgcatcggggcccatgagcctctagctacgcccctggtggtaAGTATGAAAGCCTTTCCTCCGCAGCGGAgtattccgtctgaaaaatcgcaccacagtgtggtgtgatttttcgaactgaatgtcctgcgggttccaggtaccATGGGACGGATGTCCTGCGAGTATCTGTCCCAAGGTAATCTGGCCTAGTAGGTTTTCTTCCCTTACATGTCATCtttgtgatttttttaatttatttttactgcagattagggccctgttcacactgagtttttttggcgtGGTTTTTGTTGCAGAAACCACAGCGGTAAAAAATGGGCAAAAATGTCTCCCATGGATTTcactgggaggcggaggagttttttttacCTGCGAGTGGAAAAAAAACCGCTCGCGGGATAAAAAAGCGATATGCCCtttcagtctctgacctcccattgatatcaataagaggcagagaaaaTGTTCTTAGCTGAGTCTTTTGCCCACAGTGCTCAATGGCTGCcgccgaaaaacgcggcaaacaacAAAGGcacaacaaaatctgcctcaaaattccagacgaaatgttgaggcagatttatctgcctgcaaaaaaactctgtgtgaatagggcctaagaccATTATAAAAGGTTAAATTAGTCCTGTACCCTAACAGCAGTCTCTCTGATAAAAGCTACACCATACACAGAGATTGTTCAGCACTGTCAGGCAGCCTCATCGCTCTAATGATTACATAGGAGGCAGCACATATCATTCCATAAACTATTAACAGCGAGAATAACTGTATTTCTGTTACCAAAAATCTGTCTGCATTCTCAGTACAATGTTGTTAATGTTATTGGCCCTTTGATGAGAAAGTTAGCGCAGATTTATCAATATGATCTTAAAGACCAGGCAGgaagaaaatgtgccaaatttatcaccttGGCTCATGCTGTATAAACCATTTTGTGCATCTTGTTAGACACCTTTGTATTAAGTTtatgccacctcttggttggtTTCTTTAGACCAATTTTTTGGAGCAAATGTTTGTGCAATTTGTCACATTTAGGCCACACCCTATTTTTGCTAAGCCACACCCTCTTTCCTCTAAGCCACACCCGGTTTCCTAGATACACCCACTAGTGAGGCGCAAAAAGGGGCGCTAAAACACATCGCAAGTTTTTTGGCTGTGTTTTTTCTGGCGCTTTGTGAAATGGTAAATCTGCCCTATTTTGTCAGACTTTGTTATATAAATTTCTGTGCAGTGCCAAAGGGCTTTGACCTCTATCTAGAGCTCCTCcattctggaaatcagtggtggCCTCTGTCACCTTCTCACATGATCGTTTTATGTCTTCATAAGCCccttagactttgaatggagcatcaTTGTGCACACTCGACTACAGcttcattcaaactcctcctcaccaCGGTCCTGGAGTAAGGAGggactgtggataggtgatcaataaTTAAAATGTCCCTTTTAATTACGTCTTTCATTGTTGTTATCTTTCATCTTGTATCATATAAAGCCCTTATAATACTGTCTGTTTTTCAGTCTTACCTTCTGCTGGATCCGCCTTGGAAGTCTACGCTCCATCTTTCCGTAAAGCAGAGCTGGGAAATAATGTCTTGATACCTTGCACATTTAAGGTGGACGGCGGTCCAATAAACCGTCAGTATCTTGCCATTTTGTGGGAATTTCAGGGAAATGTAATAGCAAGGTACGACAACAAAGGGCTTGTTACTCAACCGAGGAAGTATATTAATGAAAACAACATTGAAAACGGAGCTGCTGATTTATACATCGATGATGCATCTGTCAGCGACATTGGGGCTTATAAGTGTACAGTAATCTACAGCCCTAAAAGAATGCACAAGGATGTTGATCttacagttcatggtaagtttaccACAAGAGCCATAAAAAGTGCGTAAAACATTGTCCCTATCCCAGTTCCCAATCCCAAAATAATGCACCATCTACTGCCCCCGAGCTATGTAAGCAGCACTACCATGTACTGGAAATGTAACTCTTCCTTGATGTCATCCATACTGATAAGTTGCTGATTATGGTATTTATTGTCATTCTATGTTTTTATTTCCTTACAGCTCGTCCGTCCATCTCGGCTCTTGAGAAAATTAATGTAGGCAATGAGCAGGACAAGATCTTGTGCTCTGTGACCGGATTTTACCCTGAACAGATTACTGTGAAGTTGATAAAGGAAGGGAAGGTTGTGAGCGGCTCTGTTATGTCTTCTCCTCACAAGAATAATGATAGCACATTCTCCATTAATAGCACAATGATATTACCGTCCTCCGACAAACCAAAATCCTTGTCATGCACAGTCGACCATGATTCTCTCACTACACCCATACAGCAGGACATCCGGCTGGTGTATAACGGTGAGATACACAAATGTAAATGGTTTAATTTTACTTTAACCCTTTCGATGCCCGGTCAATGTATACACTTTTGAGAAACATAAATAACCCTGAATTCTAAAAGAAGAATTGGTTTACATGCATAAAATTATCCAAAACTGAAGAGACCTAACATCTCGATGGTAAACTTCAGAGAAGTGATATAGTGTCTCATTGGTTAGAGGGAAGTGATTAAGATTGCGATCATCTGGAATATAAGTCGTTTATATTTATACTTGTACAATTTGCATAAGAATATAAATTGATGAATTTTTAGTTAATTATGAATATATTTATTGACACTATGGAGTAAATTAAAGGCTGCCtaaaataaaatggaaactagACAGCAATAATTATGATAGAAGACACATAGAAGTCAACACAGTTGTTTAACAAGATGTCTAGAACATGGGAAAGGAATGGGAAGGTTAGGATGGCAAGGCTTTGAGGAGGGGGGATAGGGTAGATGGGTACAATATGTACACTTAGTTTAGATTCTTCCTCCTATCAGTAATATCAGGGTCCTGAAATCTCAACCCAACCCTGTCAACTAAATTTTACAAGCAGAGATATCTCCCAACTACCCAACTAAGATAAGCATAACTGCAGGCTTCATATTGTTGCTTTGCTTGTATCTAACCCTAACCCATTTAGCACTGCATTCAGTATTATATTGATATGACTAGACTGCTAATACACAGAATAGTAATAAAATAGCAAAAATCATTAAGGAATTTTTAGATGTATCCTTTATCTCTTATCTCCTGCAGAAGATGGTGGTAATAACACTGGCCTGGTGGTGGGTTTGATTGCTGGAGTCGTCCTACTAATCGTGTTATTGGCCATTGCTGCATTTTTATACAGGAAGAAATCAGGTATGTTACATTCACAACGACTGTAAAGTTACAAATAGAAGGGATCACTTAGTGTATTGGGAATGTCCAGTACATGCCGGCTTGGTCGACTGcagatataattattatttttgtaatGACAAAGGAGGTAAAGAAATGGATCCAGTGCTGGAATTTAGTGcatctgttaaaaaaaaggaatcttcttccaagttttattttcatAAAGTTTAAGAGCAGTGAAATGAAGTAGGTACGGCTTTTGTCCAGAGTACAAAGGATGATTGGCAATATAGGcagtggcctacgcgtttcagacgctttctgcgtccttagtcatggcttgtagTCAAAACGCGTACCTACTTCGTTTCACTGCTCTTAAACTTTatgaaaataaaacttggaagaagtttcccgtttttaacagatgCACTAAattccagcgctggatccatttctttacctcctttgtctatgcaaatccgtgtgccgacacgaggacccgtgcccTAACTACCACACccgtgataaggtgagctggaggaaacctcccattttttattatttttgtaactCTGATCTCTTttgaataaaataatattttgtctgatctatttttacttttattacatcTATTACTTTACTATTAAAACATCCTGTACAATTAAAATTCCTATTTTCTAAACAGGACTCTCTGAAGTTCTAGTAAATAAAATTCATGGCACCAAAATGATCGACGGTGAAAGTACCACCCTGTATTGTACTGCTTGTAACTGTTCTCGGGAGACCCAGGTGAAATGGATCATCAAAAATAAAGACGGCACAAAATGTGAGATCACAGAGGAGGAATCGGGAGATAAGGAGGAAGAACAACCTCTAATGTCCATGGAGTACAAAGTTTCAACTGAGAAGGTGGCCAGCCAAAAGAGGAAGACTTTTCATGACGTTACTACCAAACTGATCTTCATCCCGTCAGTATCCAGACACCTGGGGTCCACCGTGACCTGCAAATTTATTACTGATAAAAAATCTGAAGAGAAAACCCATGAGCTCAAAGACATTTATGGTGAGAGATTAAAGTAAACAATTGCCTCGTTGCTTCCGAGGGCTTATATTTCACTTCTTAAAGAGCATATTCCCCTAACaaagcagtataaaaaaaagtccttGAGTCGACCCCTGTGCTGTGCTTTTAAAAATCATACTAAACCCCCATACCTAtatatttcttttacttttaatttCTGAATTCTTTTCCCCAAACTCATTTCAGATAGCTATAAACGGCTATACTATAGCCACATATTAGGATTTGTATTAAAACTGCAAACCCCTGTTTCCCCCAACCCATAATTTTACTGAACAAAACGAAGATCAGCATAAAATGGACAACCACACACAGAAAATGCTTGTCTCATGCAGTTATTTACCAGCTGTATCCAGGGCTtaacctttaaggctatgttcagacggcttatttttgggcgtttttcgctgccGTAAATGGCGGAAAAACGTTAGAAgaatcgaaagcagaacgcctccaaacatctgcctattttgAAAAACAGCTGCGTAATAGAAACGAccccgaaaaagaagtgcatgtcacttcttgatccgtttttggagctgctttttattgactccatagaaaaaccgtttcaaaaacggcagtgaaaaacgcgatttgctaaaaagacggctgaaaatcaggagctgttttcccttgataacagctccgtatttccagATGTTTTtcattaagcgtgtgaacataccctaatagtgtttACAATCATGGCAACAGGTTTGCTTGGTATAAATGTTGAAGGTGAATtactaaattttaatatattgttgttttttttttctgcagctaaACCTCAGTTCATGGAGCCAGTACAATTCTCCATCACCGACCAAGGAGATGTCCAGCTCTCAGCCAGTTTAGGCAAATTGTATCCCCGACCACTGCAGGTCACCTGGGCGTCTAAGATCAGTCAGTCACAGGAGAAAATTCCATCAGAAGAGGAAATCCTGAAGAATCCTGATGCCACGTTTAACCTCACAAGTAAATGTACAGTTTCTGGAGAACTCTTCAAGGACCCGACAAATAAAGTCGCCATTACTTGGAAACATGAATCATTAGACAAATCTCAATCCAGGGAGATCTCTGCAAAAGGTAAAGGCTTCGCACCGCAGAGTTTATTACTGTCCCTCATTTCATTCTCAACAACTATTAGTATAGAGCAATTTTGCAGGCACTTGGCAACAAGTTCTATTTAAAGCGTATGGTACCTGTCGTTTCAGTATAAACTGTCATGTGTGTGCAAAAATAACACTttgtggccattatatgacttgtattttgcattatttaacagtttttccctctgcaggctctatctttaaTCGTCAGTTTTACTCTGAACTCCGCTTCAGAGGGGGTGGAGACGAGCTGCTATGATGtcttccatacactgcacacagaaagGAGTAGATCCTGCTCTTCTGTCTCTCTGTAGCATACCCCGAGAAGCAggaacatggaggacattatacagcagtattgaGAAGTGTAGATGTGAATCCATCACTGGGGTGAGAtggaacacttactagaagctgcaacagcatctctgtgtctctgcctctgtcttCCTCTAGCAGCTCCCTCCTCCTCTCttctccatagatttctatgatcAGCATGTAACCTGAATCTTTcttcagtgagctgataatcTGTGTTGTCTTCCAAAACAAATTTTAGTAGTGAATATTCAGTTTAGGAGGCAAAGGGAGGAGAAGCGGctcataagtggagaaagaggaaaTTTTCTCTAAAGATATATTACACAATTTCTTATATTCGCGTGTATTATTGATTTATGCCAAGTTTGTTGAAACGAGAGTGACTATTTCACAATTTCCCTCATGCACTAATAATTATAGTAGTATTCGCTGAAAgggtttt
Protein-coding regions in this window:
- the LOC142656687 gene encoding uncharacterized protein LOC142656687; translated protein: MGRMSCEYLSQVLPSAGSALEVYAPSFRKAELGNNVLIPCTFKVDGGPINRQYLAILWEFQGNVIARYDNKGLVTQPRKYINENNIENGAADLYIDDASVSDIGAYKCTVIYSPKRMHKDVDLTVHARPSISALEKINVGNEQDKILCSVTGFYPEQITVKLIKEGKVVSGSVMSSPHKNNDSTFSINSTMILPSSDKPKSLSCTVDHDSLTTPIQQDIRLVYNEDGGNNTGLVVGLIAGVVLLIVLLAIAAFLYRKKSGLSEVLVNKIHGTKMIDGESTTLYCTACNCSRETQVKWIIKNKDGTKCEITEEESGDKEEEQPLMSMEYKVSTEKVASQKRKTFHDVTTKLIFIPSVSRHLGSTVTCKFITDKKSEEKTHELKDIYAKPQFMEPVQFSITDQGDVQLSASLGKLYPRPLQVTWASKISQSQEKIPSEEEILKNPDATFNLTSKCTVSGELFKDPTNKVAITWKHESLDKSQSREISAKDLPWCPQIEDYIESVIHDDEILLKCSVSNYFPNALTVKWFQKRKDCPDLIEVSESENYTIPKLISNRTDKKTFMATSRLSLKKSLLTEKDVLFICRVEHPNLEKPIEAKTAPMQHRETETQVFFVNNIQGPQKWYDGEKVTLYCAASYCTQNTQVMWIVTGKDGTEHEISEVSGGAGMRKDGDQCPGYVAHRERTDMSDIQGLLDVTSCLSFTPSVSKHKYITISCKIACEKRDKKKTFQRKQLYAKPKVLSPIQLSLADSGDVLCALHVEEFYPSDIQIKWNDQEKRSPDKSVKNVDGTYNVHSEYELPGSFFKDPKSTVKVSWKHESKDGWEWRQMSVVDKDFPWKPELREIPVPNLLDGITATLKCEVSNVFPDVQNVRWLMKENNSQELFPLVHNDKYSISEITPERQKDNTFTYKACLKFTPSASTDQGIEFIFRVEHPSFRKNSNKEHRTPRYTRRQEHRIISEKGAK